From a region of the Streptococcus ruminantium genome:
- a CDS encoding transposase, which produces MAKKGSKFTKYPPEFKIQVVEDYLSGKSGGMDSIVKKYGLKSNNQVLTWTRKYHENPQLLHQDLRGAKSTGRPKSTNLDEMTIEEQNAFLRMENDILKTLRTLLRK; this is translated from the coding sequence ATGGCTAAAAAAGGAAGTAAATTTACAAAGTATCCACCTGAATTCAAAATACAAGTAGTCGAGGACTATCTTAGTGGGAAAAGTGGTGGTATGGACTCAATTGTAAAAAAGTATGGCTTGAAATCAAACAATCAAGTCCTCACATGGACTAGAAAATATCACGAAAATCCACAATTGCTCCACCAAGATTTAAGAGGTGCTAAATCAACTGGTCGCCCAAAATCAACCAATCTTGATGAAATGACAATAGAGGAACAGAATGCCTTTCTTCGTATGGAGAATGACATTTTAAAAACCTTAAGGACTCTCCTCAGAAAGTGA
- a CDS encoding CopY/TcrY family copper transport repressor, producing the protein MEQTISAAEWQVMRVLWAQPGVTSQEIIQALQKGFDWQATTIKTLLGRLRKKNYLRMVKEASKYRYYPLVSEEAHLQRQVETLLATMCSTKQGQVVEKLLDIGMFSQKSLENLVKKIRQLQETAPEQIVCRCLAGQCTCGGHQKGT; encoded by the coding sequence GTGGAACAGACTATTTCGGCTGCTGAGTGGCAGGTGATGCGAGTGCTATGGGCACAGCCTGGGGTAACCTCTCAGGAAATTATTCAGGCTTTACAGAAGGGGTTCGATTGGCAGGCAACAACGATTAAAACTCTTTTAGGGCGTTTGCGGAAAAAGAATTATCTACGTATGGTCAAGGAAGCTAGCAAGTATCGTTATTATCCGCTGGTTAGTGAAGAAGCACATTTGCAGAGGCAAGTAGAAACTTTGTTAGCGACTATGTGTTCAACAAAACAGGGGCAGGTGGTGGAAAAACTGCTAGACATAGGGATGTTTTCCCAAAAAAGTCTGGAGAATTTGGTGAAAAAAATTCGGCAGTTGCAGGAAACAGCGCCTGAACAGATTGTTTGTCGATGCTTAGCAGGACAATGTACTTGTGGGGGCCATCAGAAAGGAACTTGA
- the tyrS gene encoding tyrosine--tRNA ligase gives MNIFEELQARGLVFQTTDEEALVKALTEGKVSFYSGYDPTADSLHLGHLVPILVLRHLQLAGHKPYALVGGATGLIGDPSFKDAERSLQTKETVDGWVGKIQNQLSRFLDFENGENKAEMVNNYDWFSSISFIDFLRDVGKYYTVNYMMSKESVKKRIETGISYTEFAYQIMQGYDFYELNDKHNVTLQIGGSDQWGNMTAGTELLRRKADKQGHVLTVPLITDSTGKKFGKSEGNAVWLDADKTSPYEMYQFWLNVMDDDAVRFLKIFTFLSLDEITEIEKEFDAARHERLAQKILAREVVTLVHGEEAYKQALNITEQLFAGNIKNLSAKELKQGLSNVPNYAVQADDNLNIIELLVTSGIVSSKRQAREDVQNGAIYINGERIQDLNYTLSDSDKIDDELTVIRRGKKKYSVLTY, from the coding sequence ATGAATATTTTTGAAGAACTCCAAGCTCGTGGCTTGGTCTTTCAAACAACAGACGAAGAAGCCCTAGTAAAAGCCCTAACAGAAGGAAAAGTTTCTTTCTACTCTGGCTACGACCCTACGGCTGACAGTCTGCATCTAGGTCACTTGGTTCCTATCCTAGTCCTTCGGCATTTACAATTAGCTGGACACAAGCCCTATGCTCTGGTTGGTGGTGCAACAGGTCTAATTGGAGACCCTTCCTTCAAAGATGCTGAACGAAGCCTCCAAACCAAAGAAACTGTTGATGGCTGGGTCGGTAAAATCCAAAACCAACTATCTCGTTTCCTTGATTTTGAAAACGGAGAAAACAAGGCTGAGATGGTCAACAACTACGATTGGTTCAGCTCTATCAGTTTCATTGATTTCCTACGCGATGTTGGCAAATACTACACTGTTAATTACATGATGAGCAAGGAATCCGTCAAAAAACGGATTGAAACAGGAATTTCCTACACCGAGTTTGCCTACCAGATCATGCAGGGTTACGATTTCTACGAACTGAATGACAAACACAATGTCACTTTACAAATCGGAGGTTCAGATCAGTGGGGCAACATGACCGCAGGAACCGAATTGCTCCGCCGTAAAGCAGATAAGCAAGGGCATGTCTTGACAGTTCCCCTTATTACCGACTCAACCGGTAAAAAATTTGGTAAGTCTGAAGGTAATGCCGTTTGGTTAGATGCTGATAAAACCTCTCCTTACGAAATGTACCAATTTTGGCTCAATGTCATGGATGACGATGCTGTCCGCTTCCTTAAGATTTTTACCTTCTTAAGCTTGGATGAAATCACTGAAATCGAAAAAGAATTTGATGCTGCCCGCCATGAACGTCTAGCTCAAAAAATCTTGGCTCGTGAGGTAGTTACCTTGGTTCACGGTGAAGAAGCTTATAAACAAGCCCTCAATATTACCGAGCAACTTTTTGCTGGAAACATCAAAAACCTTTCCGCCAAAGAACTCAAGCAAGGGCTCAGCAATGTTCCTAACTATGCAGTCCAAGCTGATGATAATCTTAACATCATTGAACTACTGGTTACCTCCGGTATTGTCAGCTCCAAACGTCAAGCTCGTGAAGATGTGCAAAACGGTGCCATTTATATAAATGGTGAACGCATACAAGATCTGAACTACACCCTTTCAGACAGTGATAAGATTGATGATGAGCTGACCGTTATCCGCCGCGGTAAGAAAAAATACTCCGTATTGACTTATTAG
- a CDS encoding heavy-metal-associated domain-containing protein encodes MKQLLKLKNMSCQNCVKHVTKYLLDLEGVEEVHIHLKEGLAEVETSVVYGLERYQEVLEETIYDVEELV; translated from the coding sequence ATGAAACAACTCTTGAAATTGAAGAATATGTCTTGTCAAAATTGTGTCAAACATGTGACTAAGTATTTATTGGATTTGGAAGGTGTGGAGGAAGTGCACATTCATTTAAAGGAAGGATTGGCTGAGGTTGAGACTTCGGTAGTCTATGGATTGGAGCGCTATCAAGAAGTTCTGGAAGAGACGATTTATGATGTTGAGGAGCTGGTATAG
- the rpoB gene encoding DNA-directed RNA polymerase subunit beta, with translation MAGHEVQYGKHRTRRSFSRIKEVLDLPNLIEIQTDSFQDFLDYGLKEVFEDVLPVSNFTDTMELEFVGYELKEPKYTLEEARAHDANYSAPIYVTFRLVNKETGEIKTQEVFFGEFPIMTEMGTFIINGAERIIVSQLVRSPGVYFNDKVDKNGKVGYGSTVIPNRGAWLELETDSKDIAYTRIDRTRKIPFTTLVRALGFSGDDEIFDIFGDSELVRNTIEKDIHKNPADSRTDEALKEIYERLRPGEPKTAESSRSLLTARFFDSRRYDLAPVGRYKINKKLSLRTRLLNQTLAEHVINGETGEIVLEAGTVLSRDVLERVEAQFDELNLVEYIPNDSAVLLEPVLLQKFKIVAPKDPERVVTVIGNANPSENVRTVTPADILAEMSYFLNLSEGLGRVDDIDHLGNRRIRAVGELLANQVRIGLTRMERNLRERMSVQDNEVLTPQQIINIRPVTAAIKEFFGSSQLSQFMDQHNPLSELSHKRRLSALGPGGLTRDRAGYEVRDVHYTHYGRMCPIETPEGPNIGLINNLSSYGHLNKYGFIQTPYRKIDRATGTVTNEIVWLTADEEDAYIVAQSTSPLDKNNRFVDKIVMGRHQGNNQEFPADSADFMDVSPKQVVAVATACIPFLENDDSNRALMGANMQRQAVPLIDPKAPYVGTGMEYQAAHDSGAAIIAQHNGKVTYADADKVEVRREDGSLDVYRISKFRRSNSGTAYNQRTLVKLGDIVEKGDFIADGPSMENGEMALGQNPIVAYMTWEGYNFEDAVIMSERLVKDDVYTSVHLEEYESETRDTKLGPEEITREIPNVGEDALKNLDEMGIIRIGAEVKEGDILVGKVTPKGEKDLSAEERLLHAIFGDKSREVRDTSLRVPHGADGVVRDVKIFTRANGDELQSGVNMLVRVYIAQKRKIKVGDKMAGRHGNKGVVSRIVPVEDMPYLPDGTPVDIMLNPLGVPSRMNIGQVMELHLGMAARNLGIHIATPVFDGASSEDLWSTVKEAGMDSDAKTILYDGRTGEPFDNRVSVGVMYMIKLHHMVDDKLHARSVGPYSLVTQQPLGGKAQFGGQRFGEMEVWALEAYGASNVLQEILTYKSDDVTGRLKAYEAITKGKPIPKPGVPESFRVLVKELQSLGLDMRVLDEDNNEVELRDLDEGEDDDIIHVDDLEKARAKAAADAAAAFAAAED, from the coding sequence TTGGCAGGACATGAAGTTCAGTACGGCAAGCACCGTACCCGTCGTAGTTTTTCAAGAATCAAGGAAGTTCTTGATTTACCGAATTTGATTGAAATTCAGACAGATTCTTTCCAAGACTTTTTGGACTACGGTTTGAAAGAAGTCTTTGAGGATGTGCTTCCAGTATCAAACTTTACGGATACCATGGAATTGGAATTCGTTGGTTATGAATTGAAAGAGCCTAAGTATACATTGGAAGAGGCACGTGCACATGATGCTAACTACTCAGCCCCTATTTATGTGACTTTCCGCCTTGTCAACAAAGAAACAGGTGAAATCAAGACTCAGGAGGTCTTCTTTGGTGAGTTTCCGATCATGACGGAGATGGGAACCTTTATTATCAACGGTGCAGAACGGATTATTGTTTCTCAGTTGGTTCGTTCACCGGGTGTTTACTTTAATGATAAAGTAGACAAGAATGGTAAAGTTGGTTATGGTTCAACAGTCATCCCGAACCGTGGTGCTTGGTTAGAATTAGAGACTGATTCAAAAGATATTGCTTACACTCGTATTGACCGTACTCGTAAAATTCCGTTCACGACACTTGTGCGTGCTCTTGGTTTTTCAGGTGACGATGAGATTTTTGACATCTTTGGTGATAGTGAGTTGGTTCGCAATACCATTGAAAAGGATATTCACAAAAATCCAGCAGATTCTCGTACCGATGAAGCACTCAAAGAAATTTATGAGCGTCTCCGTCCGGGTGAGCCGAAGACTGCTGAAAGTTCCCGTAGCCTTTTGACTGCTCGTTTCTTTGATTCACGTCGCTATGACTTGGCGCCGGTTGGTCGTTACAAGATCAATAAGAAGCTCAGTCTTCGTACTCGCTTGCTCAACCAGACTCTGGCTGAGCATGTGATTAACGGTGAAACAGGTGAAATTGTTTTGGAAGCTGGCACAGTATTGAGTCGTGATGTGCTTGAAAGAGTAGAAGCTCAGTTTGACGAACTCAACTTGGTGGAATACATTCCAAATGATTCTGCTGTCCTTCTTGAGCCAGTTCTTTTGCAAAAATTTAAGATTGTTGCGCCTAAGGATCCAGAACGAGTTGTGACGGTTATTGGCAATGCCAATCCATCTGAAAATGTTCGTACAGTGACACCTGCGGATATCTTGGCTGAAATGAGCTACTTCCTTAACTTGTCCGAGGGTCTTGGTCGTGTAGATGATATTGACCACTTGGGTAACCGTCGTATCCGTGCGGTTGGTGAGTTGTTGGCAAACCAAGTTCGCATTGGTTTGACGCGTATGGAGCGCAACTTGCGTGAGCGTATGTCCGTTCAAGATAATGAAGTATTGACTCCGCAGCAAATCATCAATATTCGTCCTGTAACGGCTGCTATCAAAGAGTTCTTCGGTTCATCACAGTTGTCTCAGTTCATGGATCAACACAACCCGCTTTCAGAGCTATCTCACAAGCGTCGTCTATCAGCCTTAGGACCTGGTGGTTTGACTCGGGATCGTGCAGGTTATGAAGTTCGAGACGTTCACTACACTCACTATGGTCGTATGTGTCCGATTGAAACACCTGAGGGACCAAACATTGGTTTGATTAACAACTTGTCGTCTTATGGACACCTTAACAAGTATGGTTTCATTCAAACTCCATATCGTAAGATTGACCGTGCAACAGGTACGGTTACTAATGAAATCGTGTGGTTGACAGCCGATGAAGAAGATGCTTATATCGTGGCTCAGTCAACATCACCACTGGATAAAAACAACCGTTTCGTTGACAAGATTGTCATGGGGCGTCACCAAGGGAACAACCAAGAATTTCCTGCTGATTCAGCGGACTTTATGGATGTTTCACCTAAACAGGTAGTTGCGGTTGCGACAGCATGTATCCCTTTCTTGGAAAATGATGACTCTAACCGTGCCCTTATGGGAGCCAACATGCAACGTCAGGCTGTTCCATTGATTGATCCAAAGGCTCCTTACGTTGGTACTGGTATGGAATACCAAGCAGCCCATGATTCTGGTGCGGCTATTATCGCTCAACACAATGGTAAGGTAACCTATGCAGATGCGGACAAGGTAGAAGTTCGCCGCGAGGATGGTTCGCTTGATGTGTACCGCATATCTAAATTCCGCCGTTCAAACTCAGGTACGGCCTATAACCAACGTACACTCGTTAAATTGGGTGATATAGTTGAGAAAGGTGACTTTATCGCAGATGGTCCATCTATGGAAAACGGGGAAATGGCTCTTGGTCAAAACCCAATCGTTGCCTATATGACTTGGGAAGGATACAACTTCGAGGACGCTGTTATTATGAGTGAACGTTTGGTGAAGGATGATGTTTATACATCTGTTCATCTGGAGGAATACGAATCAGAAACACGTGATACGAAGTTAGGTCCTGAAGAAATTACTCGTGAAATTCCAAACGTTGGTGAGGATGCACTCAAAAACTTGGATGAAATGGGAATTATCCGTATCGGTGCAGAAGTTAAAGAAGGCGATATTCTTGTTGGTAAAGTCACACCAAAAGGTGAGAAAGATCTTTCTGCTGAGGAGCGTCTCTTGCATGCTATCTTCGGTGATAAATCACGTGAAGTACGTGATACTTCTCTTCGTGTACCACACGGTGCAGATGGTGTTGTTCGCGATGTGAAAATCTTTACGCGTGCTAACGGTGATGAGCTACAGTCAGGTGTCAATATGCTGGTGCGTGTGTATATCGCTCAAAAACGTAAGATTAAGGTCGGAGATAAGATGGCCGGTCGTCACGGTAACAAGGGTGTCGTTTCTCGTATCGTACCAGTTGAAGATATGCCATATCTTCCAGATGGAACACCAGTTGATATCATGTTGAACCCACTTGGGGTGCCGTCTCGTATGAATATCGGTCAGGTTATGGAACTGCATTTGGGTATGGCTGCTCGTAACTTGGGTATCCATATCGCAACACCGGTTTTCGATGGTGCGAGCTCAGAGGATCTCTGGTCAACTGTTAAAGAAGCAGGAATGGATTCTGATGCCAAGACCATCTTATACGATGGCCGTACTGGTGAACCATTTGATAACCGTGTGTCTGTTGGTGTCATGTACATGATCAAGCTCCATCACATGGTCGATGATAAGCTTCATGCTCGTTCTGTCGGACCATACTCCCTCGTTACGCAACAGCCGCTCGGAGGTAAGGCTCAATTTGGTGGTCAGCGTTTTGGGGAGATGGAGGTTTGGGCACTTGAAGCCTACGGTGCTTCCAATGTTCTTCAAGAAATCTTGACCTACAAGTCAGATGATGTAACAGGTCGTCTGAAAGCTTATGAAGCGATTACGAAAGGTAAGCCAATTCCAAAACCAGGAGTTCCAGAATCCTTCCGCGTTCTTGTCAAAGAATTGCAATCACTTGGTTTGGATATGCGTGTCCTGGATGAAGATAATAATGAAGTAGAATTACGTGACCTTGATGAAGGTGAAGATGACGACATCATCCACGTAGATGATCTTGAAAAAGCGCGTGCGAAAGCCGCTGCAGATGCAGCCGCAGCCTTCGCAGCCGCAGAGGACTAA
- a CDS encoding HIT family protein: MTCIFCEQIRKEDILYQTENFKIVWDIDPIQTGHLLIISKQHYDKLSQLPPATRYELADLEALLTEQLCQHLAIDGVTLACNDRLFDPGTHFHIHLIPRFRTDDFWEQLSPRRIQLDLTHFLQALKDSHEKRF, encoded by the coding sequence ATGACCTGTATTTTTTGTGAGCAAATCAGGAAAGAAGATATTCTCTACCAAACAGAGAACTTCAAAATCGTATGGGATATCGATCCTATTCAGACTGGACACCTGCTCATTATCAGCAAACAACACTATGACAAACTTAGTCAACTTCCCCCGGCCACCCGCTACGAGTTGGCTGACTTAGAAGCTCTCCTAACCGAACAGCTTTGCCAACATCTAGCGATTGATGGAGTGACCCTTGCTTGCAACGATCGTTTGTTTGACCCTGGTACCCACTTCCATATCCACCTCATTCCTCGTTTTCGCACAGATGATTTTTGGGAGCAGCTATCCCCCAGACGAATCCAGCTAGACCTCACTCACTTCCTCCAAGCACTAAAAGACAGTCACGAAAAACGCTTTTGA
- a CDS encoding IS3 family transposase yields the protein MRRVHLYQVVEQLKERYSISRLCAYLGFPRSSYYLWLSNGKPEHKRFNPDLAQVITAIFNETQKGYRFICYQLRRKYDIFCHPKTVLRYMRILGLKSPIRKKRYHSCTQREINEKARHVHYNVLARNFKAERPLQKLTTDVSYVYHKQGRMFLSVIKDCYDNSILAYTLSDYNDNQLVFENLDLVFNENWDATHICVLHSDQGFQYTNQLYLRKLDQYGVTISHSGKGNCYDNASCENFFSHLKSESLRLFPPNNRDELIQQIKEYMDWYNYDRPQEILKGMTPMEFRESYLTN from the coding sequence GTGAGAAGAGTCCACCTTTATCAAGTCGTTGAACAATTGAAAGAACGTTATTCCATCTCCCGTTTATGTGCCTATTTGGGTTTCCCTAGGTCATCATACTACCTCTGGTTAAGCAATGGAAAACCTGAACACAAGCGGTTTAACCCTGACCTAGCACAGGTCATTACAGCTATTTTTAATGAGACTCAGAAAGGTTATCGTTTCATTTGTTATCAACTGAGAAGAAAATACGATATTTTCTGTCATCCTAAAACTGTCCTACGCTATATGCGTATTCTGGGTTTGAAGTCGCCAATTCGAAAGAAACGCTATCATTCTTGCACACAGCGTGAGATAAATGAAAAGGCAAGACACGTCCACTACAACGTGCTTGCCCGAAACTTTAAAGCAGAACGTCCTCTCCAGAAACTAACAACGGATGTCAGTTATGTTTACCACAAACAGGGAAGGATGTTCCTTAGCGTCATAAAAGATTGTTATGACAACTCTATTCTAGCATATACTCTTTCAGATTATAACGATAATCAGCTCGTTTTTGAAAATTTAGACCTCGTCTTCAATGAAAATTGGGATGCCACACACATTTGTGTCTTGCATTCTGATCAAGGTTTTCAGTACACCAACCAACTTTATCTCAGAAAACTAGACCAGTATGGTGTTACGATTTCCCATTCTGGAAAAGGGAATTGTTATGACAATGCTTCTTGTGAAAATTTCTTTTCCCATCTCAAGAGTGAGTCCTTACGACTCTTTCCTCCTAATAACAGAGATGAACTCATCCAACAAATTAAAGAATACATGGACTGGTATAACTATGATAGACCACAAGAAATATTAAAAGGTATGACCCCTATGGAATTCAGGGAGTCATACCTTACTAACTAA
- the pbp1b gene encoding penicillin-binding protein PBP1B, translating to MASKINKQELKKRFTDIGLGDKLGVFLRTLKVLSDSIVVLAVLFSLFGAGVGVGFVVNLFDNVEIPKTEELVKKVSAVSRISKVVYSDGSLVAEVNSDLLRMPVALGDVSDYLKQAVIATEDETFETHNGVVPKAVLRAALGAVGFGSSSGGSTLTQQLIKQQLVGDAPTFARKANEIVSALALERNMSKEEILNTYLNVSPFGRNNQGKNIAGVEAAAQGIFGKSAKELTLPQAAFIAGLPQSPITYSPYTSDGARKSDADMIPSLERYQDVLFSMYRASFLTKEDYERYKEYDIKQDFVAPAPVMTDTKDYLYYEVMEEAQQMMFNYLVKRDKVSEGDLKNDETKASYKELAKQELSQGGYTIKSTVDKSIYAAMQSVVANHGSVLDNGNKYVETGSVLIDNATGAVLGFVGGRDYAKNQNNHAFDTLRSPASTIKPLLAYGIAIDQGLMGSASILSNYPTNFSSGQPIMYGTSRGTGMMNLQTAIDMSVNIPAFWTYKMLQNANIDVKGYMEKMNYHIPVYDIESLPLGGGIEVSVSTNTNAYQALANGGVYHKHYIVENITAADGTVVYQHEAAPVQVYSKATASIMNQLLRQVVSSGYTTTFKSRLSGLNPQAAASDFIGKTGTSNEVNDVWLMLSTPRVTLGTWAGNDDNSEMYVWTGYHNNSQYVAHMVDALYRVKADMFTGRFELDRSILASNVLASTGQRPGMAQVNGRQVTVGGAVTTSYWAKNGAPVTNYNFMIGGTDNDRAQAWNSILSSQTNVPDSSSNSSSQATQTTQTSETQTATDEQNSDDFP from the coding sequence ATGGCATCTAAGATAAATAAGCAAGAACTGAAAAAGAGATTTACTGATATAGGATTGGGAGATAAACTGGGAGTTTTTCTTCGTACATTGAAGGTTTTATCAGATTCGATAGTTGTATTAGCAGTACTATTTAGTCTGTTTGGCGCAGGGGTTGGGGTTGGTTTTGTTGTCAATCTATTTGACAATGTTGAGATTCCTAAGACAGAGGAATTAGTAAAAAAGGTTTCAGCAGTCAGTCGGATTTCAAAAGTTGTCTATTCAGATGGTAGCTTGGTTGCGGAAGTAAATTCTGATTTACTTCGTATGCCAGTTGCTTTAGGAGATGTTTCTGATTACTTAAAGCAGGCTGTGATAGCGACAGAGGATGAAACCTTTGAAACTCATAATGGTGTTGTACCGAAAGCTGTTTTGCGTGCCGCCTTGGGGGCTGTTGGATTTGGTTCTTCTAGTGGTGGTTCAACTTTGACGCAGCAGCTAATTAAGCAACAGTTAGTCGGGGATGCTCCGACCTTTGCTCGTAAGGCCAATGAGATTGTTTCTGCTTTGGCTCTAGAACGAAATATGAGCAAGGAAGAGATTTTGAACACTTACCTAAATGTCTCACCTTTTGGGCGGAATAATCAAGGAAAGAATATTGCTGGTGTAGAAGCAGCAGCTCAAGGTATTTTTGGTAAGTCAGCTAAGGAACTAACTCTACCTCAGGCTGCTTTTATTGCAGGTTTGCCACAGAGTCCGATTACCTACTCTCCATATACATCGGATGGTGCTCGTAAGTCGGATGCCGATATGATTCCTAGTCTTGAGCGTTATCAAGATGTTTTATTCAGCATGTACCGTGCTTCTTTTTTGACGAAGGAAGATTATGAAAGGTATAAAGAATATGATATCAAGCAGGATTTTGTTGCCCCTGCTCCTGTAATGACTGATACCAAAGATTATCTCTATTACGAGGTGATGGAAGAAGCTCAACAGATGATGTTTAATTATTTGGTGAAGCGAGATAAGGTCTCTGAGGGGGATCTAAAAAATGATGAGACAAAAGCCTCATATAAAGAATTAGCTAAACAAGAACTTAGTCAGGGTGGATATACGATTAAGAGTACAGTAGATAAATCTATCTATGCGGCCATGCAATCAGTGGTGGCAAATCATGGATCTGTACTAGATAATGGAAACAAATATGTAGAGACAGGTAGTGTCCTAATTGATAATGCTACGGGGGCTGTTTTAGGTTTTGTAGGTGGTCGTGATTATGCAAAAAATCAAAATAACCATGCCTTTGATACTTTGCGCTCACCGGCTTCAACTATCAAGCCGTTGTTGGCCTATGGCATTGCGATTGATCAAGGGTTGATGGGATCGGCAAGTATTCTTTCCAACTATCCAACTAATTTCTCTAGTGGTCAGCCGATTATGTATGGTACTAGTCGCGGTACAGGAATGATGAACTTACAGACTGCTATTGATATGTCTGTCAATATCCCTGCTTTTTGGACTTATAAGATGTTGCAGAATGCGAACATAGATGTCAAAGGCTACATGGAAAAAATGAATTATCATATTCCAGTGTATGACATTGAAAGTTTGCCACTCGGTGGAGGAATTGAAGTTTCTGTTTCAACGAACACTAATGCTTATCAAGCTCTAGCTAACGGTGGTGTCTACCATAAGCATTATATTGTGGAAAATATTACGGCAGCAGATGGGACGGTGGTATACCAGCATGAAGCTGCTCCTGTCCAGGTTTATTCCAAAGCGACTGCAAGTATTATGAACCAACTCTTGCGACAGGTAGTGAGTTCAGGATATACAACAACATTTAAGAGTCGCTTGAGTGGTCTCAATCCACAGGCGGCAGCATCTGATTTTATCGGGAAAACAGGTACCAGTAACGAGGTGAACGATGTTTGGCTCATGTTATCTACTCCGAGGGTGACTTTGGGGACCTGGGCCGGAAATGATGATAATTCAGAGATGTATGTGTGGACGGGCTACCATAATAACTCACAGTATGTAGCTCACATGGTTGATGCTCTTTATCGGGTTAAGGCAGATATGTTTACGGGACGGTTTGAATTGGATCGAAGTATCCTTGCGTCCAATGTTCTGGCCTCTACTGGTCAACGTCCGGGGATGGCACAGGTCAATGGTCGTCAAGTGACTGTTGGTGGTGCAGTAACCACGAGTTATTGGGCAAAGAATGGTGCGCCTGTAACCAATTATAATTTTATGATTGGGGGTACGGATAATGACCGAGCTCAGGCTTGGAATAGCATTCTTAGCTCGCAAACAAATGTCCCAGATAGTTCAAGCAACTCTAGCTCTCAGGCAACACAGACAACTCAAACGTCTGAAACACAAACGGCAACAGATGAACAAAATAGCGATGATTTTCCTTGA